From the genome of Sulfurovum sp. NBC37-1, one region includes:
- a CDS encoding M48 family metallopeptidase — translation MNGILPQYTHIVKPALRHTYLSFDETGNLIIKSPGVSQRYIEQLLLKKANWISRSRKKILQKKGKAPDFAEVSELYYKGVSYPLKMISHKKQRTELCFEEEVFFLFSNRYDTSLFQKHIDRFYKKEAEIYLPKLVERYAQQMLLFPREIRFRKTKRQWGSCSGKNMLSFNTMLMKLPEDVIEYVVVHELAHIRYKHHRKDFWKLVESHMPGYKECIKELHSYTT, via the coding sequence ATGAACGGAATTCTGCCCCAATATACCCACATCGTCAAACCTGCACTCCGGCATACTTACCTTTCGTTCGATGAAACCGGCAATCTCATCATAAAATCTCCCGGAGTTTCCCAGCGCTACATCGAACAGCTCCTGCTTAAAAAAGCGAACTGGATCAGCAGATCCAGAAAGAAGATATTGCAAAAAAAAGGGAAAGCACCAGACTTTGCAGAAGTAAGTGAACTCTACTACAAGGGGGTTTCCTATCCTCTCAAAATGATCTCTCATAAAAAACAGCGGACAGAGCTGTGTTTTGAAGAGGAAGTATTTTTTCTTTTCTCCAATAGGTATGATACGTCACTGTTTCAAAAACATATAGACCGATTCTACAAAAAAGAAGCGGAAATATACCTACCGAAGCTTGTGGAGAGATATGCCCAGCAGATGCTGCTCTTTCCCCGGGAGATCCGTTTCCGTAAGACTAAACGGCAGTGGGGTAGCTGTTCAGGCAAAAATATGCTCAGTTTCAATACTATGCTGATGAAACTACCTGAAGATGTGATAGAATATGTAGTAGTACATGAACTTGCCCATATCAGGTATAAACACCATCGGAAGGATTTCTGGAAGCTGGTGGAGAGTCATATGCCCGGGTACAAAGAGTGCATCAAAGAACTTCACAGCTATACTACCTAA